The genomic stretch TTGATCCATTTTTGAGGCTCCCTTATCTTAATACCTCAAGCTGCAGAATCAGAATCCAAGTCAGTTTGCAATGACTAAAATTACACTTTTCCAGGCAGTCCAGTTATTAAGAATTGGTGCTTCTAATGCAGCAGACACATTttggatccctggttagggaactaagaccctacatgctGTGTGATGTGGGCCATGCCTctcaaaaaacaattaaaaaaaaaaggcacaaagatACACTTTCTGGATCACTCCATAACCTTTCTCTTATGATGACAATAGTTTTACCTAATatttcttcagtcagttcagtcgatcagtcatgtctgactctttgctaccccatagactccagcatgccaggcttccctgtccatcaccaactcccggagcttgctcaaactcgtgtccatagcATTGGTGacaccatacaaccatctcatcctctgtcatccccttctcctcccacctacaatctttcccagcatcagggtcttttcaaacgagtcagttctttgcatcaggtggtgaaagtattggagcttcaacttcagcatcagtccttccaatgaacattcaggactgatttcctttaggatggactggttggatctccttgctgtccaagggactctcaagagtcttctccaaccccacagttcaaaagcatcaattcttcagcactctatTGAGTTACCTCTTCCCTTTGGCTAAGAGGGGAGGTACTTTGTGAGACAGCTgctgataaaaaatatttatgttctatCTTAGCCTGTCTGTGGAGGAAGAAATTGTATAGTTTCATCTTGCCTATTTaccttatatgtagagtacatcaggtgaaatgctgatgcacaagctgggatcaagattgcagggagaagtatcaataaccccAGCTATGCAAATGAcgccacctttatggcagaaagcaaagaggaactgaagattctcttgatgaaagtgaaaaaggagagtgaaaaaactggcttaaaactcaacattcaagaaactaagattatggcatctggtcctgtcacttcatggcaaatagatggggaaacaatggaaacagtgacaaacttttatttcttgggctccaaaatcactgcagatggtgaatgcagccatgaaattaagagacttgctccttggaagaaaagctgtgactaacctagacagtgtattaaaaagcagagacattactttgccaacaaaggttcgtctagtcaaggctatggcttttccagtggtcatgtatggatgtgagagttggactataaagaaagctgagcaccgaagaattgatgcttttgaactgtggtgtcggagaagcctcttgagaatcctttggcctgaaaggagatcaaaccagtccatcctaaagtaaatcagtctgaatattcattggaggactgataccctgatgctgggaaacactgaaggcaggaggagaaggggatgacagaggatgagatggttggatggcattaccaactgaataacatgactttgagcaagctctaggagttggtgaaggccagggaagcctggtgtactgcagttcatggggtcgcaaagagttggacatgactgagcgactgaactgaacaatgaagaAGCAGGATACTCCACTGTGTTTCCTGGATATTTAAAAATTGGCTTCTAGAAAAATCCAGAAAGTCAAGTCCCAAGTTGGTCTGTGGAGGTGCAACCAATTAACTCCTTCTGGAAATGAAAGGTCAGGCTCAATGTTCCCAGGTTGCTGGATGGGAGAGAAAAAAGCAATAGAGCCTGCTTAATAAGAAACCAATAAAGGAttcccctcatagctcagttggtaaagaatccacctgcaatgcaggagaccctggttcatttcctgggtcgggaagatccactggagaagggatagggtacccactccagtattcttgggcttcccctgtggctcagctggttaatatgggagacttgggttcgatccttgggttgggaagatcctgtggagaagggaaacactacccactacagtattctggcctggagaattccatggactgtatagtacagtCCCTGGCAttgtagagtcagacaggactgagtgactttcactttcagtaagaAACCAATGTAGTAGATGTTGGGGAGAAAGAAATCTGCTTTTCATATTAATTACAATAGTTATTAACaactgtttattttctaaattttaataacttcattttcttcttcccctttctgATATACTTGCTGTTGAGAGCGCTAATTCTTACGTAGGTTGattcaggaggaggaggagggggaggaggagagggggaaggaggagagggaagagaaaggggtctggggctgtCAAGGAAAAGGACAAACGTTTCTTTCCTACATTCCTTCAAcatagtcacataaaatgtttttttctttaagcccagagctaataATTACACAACTAACgactcatcttgctcaaggtatgtttttccttaaactcttTACCATGATTAtaaaacaacaatgtatcctgttGGAGGACATGTTCCTCcttaagaaccttctgactatcctgtcatcttaaaatgtatgttgtgggaatgggtctggtaagatctttctagtgaaagtgaaagttgctcagttctgtcaggactctttgctaccccatggcctgaattctccaggccagaatactggaatgtgtagctttcccttctccaggggatctttccaacacagggatcaaactcaggtctcccacattgcaggaggattctttactgtctgagccacaaaggaagcccattattttaaaaatgttatttttaaatgttatcccattattttaaaatttaagttgtcGGAATGGatctggtaagacctttacagccttgagacattcttttgattcactgtaacaaccaactgaaaaagtatatagctcccttgctaagactagcgaggggggcactctccatcccctctTCTGATATCTACGTTAGAagctttctgtcctttttcactgtAATGAAACCTGCCACACAAAGTTCTGAACGTCCGAAGCCTAGTTCCTGATGCCCATgctaaatcttcttcggagaCCACAAATCCGACATGGTTCACCGTAAGCTATTACTGTGAAAGACGCAAACGTTGTGAACCCAActgtttaatttcattaaatttttgacCTTTGAAAGAACACGGCCTCACTGGTCAAGTCTTCTTGTTCTTCTAAGGAGGAATGAATACAGGGGACAAAAGGAGGGTCAgtgcacagctgctgctgctgctaagtcgcttcagtcgtgtccgactctgtgcgaccccatagacggaagcccactaggctccccggtccctgggattctccaggcaagaacactggagtgggttgccatttccttctccaatgcacgaaagtgaaaagtgaaagtgaagtcgctcagtcgtgtccgactcttagcgaccccatggactgcagcctaccgggctcctccgtccatgggattttccaggcaagagtactggagtggggtgccattgccttctccgactggagTGACTACCACTACCTAAATCCCTTAGCTTTAAGTGGGAGTAACTGACGTAGCCGCCCACAAGTAAAATGTATGAGTCAGAGAGAGAACGAGCGCCTAGGAGAGAATGGGTCGAAAAGCAAAAACGAAATTATATGAAAGATAGCGACCGAGGGGGTGCTCCACTGCCCCGGCACAAATAGCAAACTATTCGAAACACGTAGTCTGTAAAGGGCTTTTGCACGTGGATATCCGCGGTGGAGCCGATTCTTCTACGTTCCTCGGAGTAACGGTCAGCCTAGTATTCCACGAGCACTTCACTGGGGTTTCTCTTCTAACCCTCTGCCCGCCTAGAAAAATGTTCCTTTCTGCAGACTTCATTTGCCAGATAAACAAACCTCCTAGGACATGAAAGGCTGCTAACGTGCTTTGCTTCCCTGACAAGCGAAAACAGCTAGGAGCGAAACAAGCACTTTAGACTAGACTCGAAAACACCAAAAGACCCGTTTCCTCCGCCTCTACTCAATCCAGGTTCCTCAGCCACACCCGGAACGGAAGGGGCGGAGACTCCGACACGTCAGAAGCGAGCGCCGGAAGTTGCCCGCGGCTCAGAGGCGAGTCGAAATCTGTTTGGAGAGGCCTAGAGATTTCTCCGTGTTACGTGAGTAGGGAATTGGAGGTTTGGGATTTGAAGGTAGGAATTTGGGCCCAAACTGAAAAGACAATAAGGTCTAAAGAGGTCTAGTTTAAGGGTTAGAGTCAGGAGAGGCTGGGGATAGAGTCGATACTTTTAGTCCTTTGCCGGTTTAGCTTTTGGGTTGTTTCCCTGTTTAACTGTTGACTAGCTTTGGGGAGTTATTCTTCTCTTATCTTCGGTTCTCGTGTTCTACTGTTGAGAGAAgttttgtggtttgttttttttttttttcttttacaatctCCTGCTAAAGTTTGGAAAAATATAACGTGTTAAATGAAGACGCGGGCTTTGCAATCAGATCTAAATCTCTCTGACTCTGCAGctgagtgtgttagtcgctcagtcgtgtcccactcttcgcgaccccatggactgtagcctgccagactcctctgtccatggaattctccaggcaagaatactggagtgggttgccattctctactccaggggatcttccctacccagtgatcgaacccgggCCTTCTGCATTGCTACTGAGTAATCCTGCCCAAATGAACTTCCCTAAACctgagttggagaaggcagtggcactccactccagtactcttgcctggaaaatcccgtggatggaggagcctggtaggctgcagtccatggggtcgctaagagtcggacacgactgagcgacttcactttcacttttcactttcatgcattggagagggaaatggcaacccactccagtgttcttgcctggagaatcccagggacaggggagcctggtgggctgctgtccattgggtcgcacggagtcggacacgactgaagcgacttagcagcagcagcagcagcaaacctgagttccttcatctgtaaaataagagtcCAATTTGGGGGTAAATGCGCAAcacgttttttgtttgtttgttttgtccttTAGACCCAGCCATGAAACAAAGTACTGACTAGGAATTGAGACCTTTTTAGCTTTCCCTCGGAAAAGTGATTCCTGGTTGGATTTGTGAGGGCCCCGCTTTgagatattaaatatttgagtCTCCGATTTCAGGGACAACAATGGACACCCAGAAGGACGTTCAACCCCCAAAGCAGCAGCCAATGATATATATCTGTGGAGGTAAGAGTAACACAAAGTAAGAGTATTTAAACTcggctaaaaaaaaagaattgtgcaTTTGTCTTTGACTTAAGTGAGTCGTTCATCTTTAAAGTTAGAAAGCGGAACAGCTTtagcagtctttaaaaaaaaaatcctctcattAACTTTTCATTTCCTATTCTAGGAAAAGTGCCTTGCCCaccactctttttttctctctcctttagcTTACTGGTAATAGCAACACATCCTTGAGAtggaatatttgtattttagtGTGTTGGATGAAAAATATGGTCAAGATAATTTGCTTGTCTGTAATAATTTCTCTTTTAGGCATTGAATAAATGAACgtgttttcatttctagaatgtcacacagaaaatgaaataaaatcaagggATCCCATCCGATGCAGAGAATGTGGATACAGAATAATGTACAAGAAAAGGACTAAAAGATGTATCCTTTTAACTGTGCTTCTTAGGTATGAGATGGGAGCAAGTGAAGAATAACACCTGGTTTGATAGTCAAAGACTAATTACTTGTGAAAATGGTAACAACTTGGAttacttaccaaaaaaaaaatgtttatcattttcttttttatcacagTACTTCGGTGTGTAGACGTATACCAAGTAATCTAAATACTAGCTGATTTTGGCTTTCATAAGTGTATTTTTCAGCAATTCTATATAAGTACTCATTCCTGAGCTTCAGTTTATGAACAAACTAAATTATACAAGGGGAACTACAAATAGTGAGTTTTTATGCTACCTTATGGAAAAAGTGAGACTTAGGAATTAGCTGAAAGTCAGAGTAAATTGTTATGTAATAACTGACAGTATTTTTTAGAACAGTAAATTATCGCTTTTAACACTGCTTTAGTTTCTTGGTGCATTGGTCTCTATCATGGAAAGAGGgctaatagtttattttttagttcACTTCTCATCATAGTAAATagtgcattttattcttttgtgcaTTTTAGATTAACTTAAATAAATCTAAACTAACATTTTAGATTAAATAAATAGATTATTGCAAAGAGAAAGTGACTTGAAagtactaaaattttaattttaatgtaccTTTTTATGTCCTTAACTTGGTATATTACAGTGGTGGTTTTTGATGCTCGGTGAAACATGAAATTCAGAGgaatatcttcatttttatttggatttgTTGTTAATGTTGTATAGATTTTGATTAGTGTACTTTATGAATACAATTATatacacatttcattttaaaaaaccatatTGTATTTAGATATCTATTAATAGCTTATATAAAGATACTATTTTTCATTCAGTACAtggtttgtattttaattttattgtatatgtAATCTGACACTCAGTGGAGGTTAAAAATGTTTCCCAAACTACACTTTAAGCAAAACCTGGAATCATCTGGGACCCttgttaaaaatgaagttttctaGGGCTTTTTAAAGGTCTAATTAAGTAAGTTCTTAGGAAACCTCTGTTTTACATCACCAGTTGTTTGTAAACTCTCCAGCTTTTGTATGGAGTATACCAATGCACTTACTGTCAATGTGCATACCTCATTTTGAGTTACAGTTTTCATTTGTTAACTTGGCATAGGCCTTCCTGTATTTATATGTAatggttgactttttaaaatcttgggCAAGGGAAAAGAAACTTTGATGGTTGCTTTCTGTAAGATAAAATCAATCCCAAGTAAAGTGGATGAAGCAGACTGTTAAGGCAGGTGTGGTTTCCCAGTTGTAATTATTCattaaagtaaacaaaaaattctgctttcagcatattttaaaaaaaagttggttTACACTTAATTATTGGATGAATGTTTAAAGCTTTTGCTTTGATAACTAGGAATATGGATACTCAGATACTCCATCTGTTCCAGGATTCGATTGCATAAACTTCATTGATAGCTTTGTGTGTCTCTGACATTCAGAGAATTATCTGTGCCATTTAAAAGAAGCACCTGTTATTTCTACTGCCATCCTTAAATACTAAGTTCTATAAATTCATTATGTGCTGTATAGCACTACCATACTCAAGATTTTTAAAGGGTGCTTCCTTAGTCCAGTTTTTCCTAGACCGTGGCTTTCATAATTCTGTGATTCTGCCATATTCCTTCTTGAGCTTGTCCTTTCTGTATGGAAGAGTCCCGACAAATGACAGCTGCCTAAACCCCAACTACTGATAATGTTGCTCTTAACTATTCTAATTTCATCATAGGTCATTTGTGCATTAGTAGTTTGAGTATTGTTATTTGGTTAACTAGACTGTGGTTTAATGGGTAAAGTATTACTCCTGGAATTCGTTTCAATCAGTTACCTCCTTGTGTccccttcatctataaaatggaagtaATTTTACTTCTTGCCTACCTGGACAGTTATAGAAAAGGTACGATAGatataaaatagcttttaaaaaaatccttttgaaTAGTgcctataaatataaaaatcagtaaatCTGAGCTTGAAGCTAACACATAACTTGTTCCCTACTTAAACTGCTTACCAGACACAAAGGTTCAtcaaaaatacatggaaattgGTTCAAATCCAGCACTTCTCATTTACTGGCCAGTTTATTTAACTTCAGCTTAATTGTTGAAGTCAAGAAATTCATACACCTACACCTACATACACCTGCAGAGTCCCGTGTTAGATGGCAGTGACTTCACCAGGATTCACTTTCCTTATTTGTAAGATGAGCATGAAAAACTACACTGTAGCACATTCCCCAAACATTTGCTGcaagataaaatgaaatactcCATAAAAACTCTTAAAGTAATAAATGTTATCTATTCACACCATTACAGTTTCTGCACAGAtgattgtattcagttcagttcagtacagtcgctatgttgtgtctgactcttgcaaccccatgaactgcagcacgccaggcctccttctccatcaccaactcctagagtttactcaaactcatgtccattgagtcggtgatggcatccaaccatctcatcctgtcgtccccttctcctgctctcaatctttcccagcatcagggtcttttcaaatgagtcagctcttcgcatcaggtggccaaagtattggagtttcagcatcagtccttccaatgaatagtcaggactgatttcctttaggatagactggttggatctcctctcagttcaagggactctcaagagtcttctccaacaccacagttcaaaagcatcaatttttctgcgctcagctttctttatagccccactctccatccatacatgactactggaaaaaggtagccttgactagatggacctttgttgacaaagtaatgtctctgctttctaatatgctgtctaggatggtcataactttccttccaaggagtaagcgtcttttactttcatggctgcagtcaccatctgcagtgattttggagcccaaaaaaagtcagccaccatttccactgtttccccatctgtttcccatgaagtgatgggaccggataccatgatcttagttttctgaatgttgagctttaagccaactttttcactctctttcactttcatcaagaggctctttagttcttcttcactttctgccataagcatggtgtcatctgcatatctgaggttactgatatttctcctggcaatcttgattccagcttgtgctgcttccagcttatgtttctcatgatgtactctgcatgtaagttgaataagcaggatgacaatatacagccttgacgtactccttttcctatttggaaccagtctgttgttccatgtccatttctaactgttgcttcctgacctgaatacaagtTTTTCCTATAtagcaagtcaggtggtctggtattcccatctctttcagaattttccacagtttattgtgatccacacagtcaaaggctttggcatagtcaataaagcagaaatagatgcttttctggaactctcttgctttttccatgatccagcagatgttggcaatttgatc from Bos mutus isolate GX-2022 chromosome 14, NWIPB_WYAK_1.1, whole genome shotgun sequence encodes the following:
- the POLR2K gene encoding DNA-directed RNA polymerases I, II, and III subunit RPABC4, with the protein product MDTQKDVQPPKQQPMIYICGECHTENEIKSRDPIRCRECGYRIMYKKRTKRLVVFDAR